One Halarcobacter ebronensis genomic window carries:
- the nhaA gene encoding Na+/H+ antiporter NhaA, with the protein MQVLVKKYIRKESTSGIILIFATILALLLNNSIFSEFYTSFLQTEIVFKVGHILDIQKPLILWINDGLMAIFFLLIGLEIKRELIAGHLSTPSKIALPAIAALGGMVVPALIYFIFNYGDDYALKGWAIPTATDIAFALGILSLLGRRIPASLKIFLMALAIFDDLGAILIIALFYTNDLSFHAISLAGICIILLILLNRFKVTRLGFYILLGVLLWIFVLKSGVHATLAGIIVAFTIPLHAIDEKRKIISPVKSLQHHIHYWVAFYILPLFAFVNAGVDLSYTSLDKLSNPTSMGIIFGLFIGKQLGVFLFSYLAIKYNIAKFPRCTNWAQLYGVSVLTGIGFTMSLFIDSLAFENSNVFFFTDKLAILIGSFASGIMGYLILRFVKSRRGCSI; encoded by the coding sequence ATGCAGGTTTTAGTAAAAAAATATATAAGAAAAGAGTCAACATCTGGCATTATATTGATTTTTGCAACCATATTGGCTCTTCTTTTAAATAACTCTATTTTTTCAGAATTTTATACCTCTTTTTTACAAACAGAAATTGTCTTTAAAGTTGGACATATTCTTGATATTCAAAAGCCACTTATATTATGGATAAATGATGGTTTAATGGCAATATTCTTTTTACTTATTGGACTTGAAATAAAAAGAGAATTAATTGCTGGACATCTTTCAACTCCAAGTAAAATAGCTCTTCCTGCAATTGCTGCTTTAGGAGGAATGGTAGTTCCTGCATTAATATATTTTATCTTTAATTATGGAGATGACTATGCCCTAAAGGGTTGGGCAATTCCAACAGCAACTGATATTGCTTTTGCCCTTGGAATCTTATCTTTACTTGGAAGAAGGATTCCAGCTTCTTTAAAAATTTTTTTAATGGCTTTGGCTATTTTTGATGATTTGGGTGCAATATTAATTATTGCGCTATTTTATACAAATGATCTCTCTTTTCATGCAATTAGCCTAGCTGGTATTTGTATCATACTTCTTATACTTCTAAATAGATTTAAAGTAACAAGGTTGGGATTTTATATTTTATTGGGTGTATTACTTTGGATTTTTGTACTTAAATCAGGAGTTCATGCTACACTTGCAGGGATAATTGTGGCTTTTACTATTCCTCTTCATGCAATAGATGAAAAAAGAAAAATTATTTCCCCTGTTAAATCTTTACAACACCATATTCACTACTGGGTTGCTTTTTATATTTTACCGCTTTTTGCTTTTGTAAATGCGGGAGTAGATTTAAGTTATACTTCCCTTGATAAACTCTCAAATCCTACTTCGATGGGGATTATATTTGGACTTTTTATTGGAAAACAATTAGGGGTTTTTCTTTTTAGCTATCTGGCAATTAAATATAATATTGCAAAATTCCCAAGGTGCACAAATTGGGCACAACTCTATGGAGTCTCAGTTTTAACTGGAATAGGTTTTACTATGAGTCTTTTTATAGATAGTTTAGCTTTTGAAAATAGTAACGTATTCTTTTTTACTGATAAATTAGCTATTCTTATTGGTTCTTTTGCTTCAGGAATAATGGGCTATTTAATATTAAGATTTGTAAAAAGCCGAAGAGGTTGTAGTATTTAA
- a CDS encoding methyl-accepting chemotaxis protein, whose product MLKNFSTKFKLALVPIVYIVIVTIVTIIFTYYNNVVKTRIQAAEKTDIFIQDVLKGRIAVYQFLRTPNDSNIDNVHKSFETLDDKVKEFKSGLTVQKNIEICDEILKESSEYIEHFDAFAKKRIDEFNNGILNESSEIKPIIVKMAETGLRLEKELNQINSSAKELSIQAESTMNNILIAIAIISIIIFLIFSLVLSNIIISSIEKFKDGLSSFFAYINRETQESKLLVIEGKDEFAMMAASVNESIEKTKIGLNKDNETVKEVLAIVEKANKGYMDQKVLSHPNNPQLVQLCDALNAMLSGLKNRVDSINKILNEFSSYNFTSKLDTKGIEGDMASLVNSLNFLTDEISTLLKQSYTIGLTLDKSSDQLIINVDTLNRSSTEAAASLEETAAALEEITSTIVNNAENVHLMSEYAKNLSSSAKTGQTLAQNTTKAMEDITDQVNSINEAISVIDQIAFQTNILSLNAAVEAATAGEAGKGFAVVAQEVRNLASRSAEAAKEIKELVENATSKAAQGKDISSQMIKGYDELLIDIKKSTEKIEEIANASKEQEQGITQINDAVNQLDQQTQQNALIATQTHDIAAETDAIAKEIVADAQSKEFLGKNKVAARTSAKSDRKESSSASSKHESKKVESHSSKKTEVKDKAITSNVKDDDEWESF is encoded by the coding sequence ATGTTAAAAAATTTTAGTACCAAGTTTAAGTTGGCATTAGTGCCTATTGTCTATATTGTAATTGTGACAATTGTTACGATTATCTTTACTTACTACAACAATGTTGTAAAAACAAGAATACAAGCAGCAGAAAAAACAGATATATTTATTCAAGATGTCTTAAAGGGAAGAATTGCGGTTTATCAATTTTTAAGAACACCAAATGATTCAAATATTGATAATGTTCATAAGAGCTTTGAAACTCTTGATGACAAAGTTAAAGAGTTTAAATCTGGTCTAACTGTTCAGAAAAACATTGAAATATGTGATGAAATATTAAAAGAATCATCTGAATATATTGAACATTTTGATGCTTTTGCAAAAAAAAGAATTGATGAGTTTAATAATGGAATTTTAAATGAATCTAGTGAAATTAAACCTATTATAGTAAAAATGGCCGAAACTGGATTAAGACTAGAAAAAGAATTAAATCAAATTAACAGCAGTGCAAAAGAGTTAAGTATTCAAGCTGAATCAACAATGAATAATATTCTAATTGCTATTGCAATAATCTCAATTATCATTTTTCTTATTTTTTCTCTTGTTTTGTCAAATATTATTATTTCATCAATTGAGAAGTTTAAAGATGGACTATCTAGTTTCTTTGCATATATTAACAGGGAGACACAAGAGAGTAAACTTTTAGTAATTGAAGGTAAAGATGAGTTTGCAATGATGGCAGCTTCTGTTAATGAGAGTATAGAAAAAACCAAAATTGGATTAAATAAAGATAATGAAACAGTTAAAGAGGTTTTAGCTATTGTTGAAAAAGCAAACAAAGGGTATATGGATCAAAAAGTATTAAGTCATCCAAATAATCCGCAACTTGTGCAATTGTGTGATGCATTAAATGCAATGTTAAGTGGGCTAAAAAACAGAGTTGACTCAATAAACAAAATATTAAATGAGTTTAGTAGTTACAATTTCACAAGTAAATTAGATACTAAAGGGATTGAAGGGGATATGGCATCATTAGTAAATAGTCTTAATTTCTTAACTGATGAAATCTCAACACTTTTAAAACAATCATATACAATTGGGCTTACACTTGATAAATCATCAGATCAATTGATAATAAATGTTGATACTTTAAATAGAAGTTCAACTGAAGCAGCAGCTTCTTTAGAAGAGACAGCAGCAGCACTTGAAGAGATTACAAGTACAATTGTAAATAATGCAGAGAATGTGCACTTAATGAGTGAATATGCAAAAAATCTTAGTAGTTCTGCTAAAACAGGTCAAACATTGGCTCAAAATACAACTAAAGCTATGGAAGATATTACAGATCAAGTAAACTCTATTAATGAAGCAATCTCTGTGATTGATCAAATTGCTTTCCAAACAAATATTCTTTCACTTAACGCTGCAGTTGAAGCTGCAACAGCAGGTGAGGCTGGAAAAGGTTTTGCAGTTGTTGCTCAAGAGGTAAGAAACCTTGCAAGTAGGTCTGCTGAAGCAGCAAAAGAGATTAAAGAGTTAGTTGAGAATGCAACTTCAAAAGCCGCTCAAGGTAAAGATATAAGTAGCCAAATGATTAAAGGTTATGATGAATTATTAATTGATATTAAAAAGTCAACTGAAAAAATTGAGGAGATTGCAAATGCTTCTAAAGAGCAAGAGCAAGGAATTACTCAAATTAATGATGCGGTAAATCAATTAGACCAACAGACTCAACAAAATGCATTAATTGCAACACAAACTCATGATATTGCTGCTGAAACTGATGCAATTGCAAAAGAGATTGTTGCAGATGCTCAATCAAAAGAGTTTTTAGGTAAAAATAAAGTAGCAGCAAGAACATCAGCAAAAAGTGATAGAAAAGAGTCCTCTTCTGCATCTTCAAAACATGAAAGTAAAAAAGTTGAGTCACACTCTTCTAAAAAAACTGAAGTAAAAGACAAAGCCATTACAAGTAATGTAAAAGATGATGACGAGTGGGAAAGCTTTTAA
- the murC gene encoding UDP-N-acetylmuramate--L-alanine ligase, which yields MRVHFIGIGGIGLSALARFLKYDGHEVSGSDMKSSPITKELIKEGIKVSCPQDAKNIVDNFDLVIYSAAVTDENPELIEARLKQIRTLSRKEALPIILGDKKNYCVAGAHGKSTTTAILASILQSSALIGAISKDFGSNFRYVNNLVTFEADESDASFLLSNPYCSIVTNAEPEHMEYYHYDYDKFFDSYKKFIELAKKRVLNGEDKYIQKLDIKDALYLYPSKDIKNISYLLREGEPCTRFELKNYGSFEVWGFGYHIAIDASLAILAALNELDIETIRENIKNYKGIKKRFDLIQKNDKFALVDDYAHHPTEIEATMKSVELYDNLTNINKRVVIWQPHKYSRTNDNLEGFKKCFRRCDELVILPLWTIPGEQVIEIDFEKEFSSYNPIFADRLKASEGKIELIKDDKIIKTYDEGILLGVGAGDITYQLRGY from the coding sequence ATGAGAGTACATTTTATAGGTATAGGTGGGATAGGTTTATCTGCCCTTGCAAGATTTTTGAAATATGACGGACATGAAGTAAGTGGTTCAGATATGAAAAGTTCGCCAATTACAAAAGAGTTAATAAAAGAAGGTATTAAAGTCTCTTGTCCCCAAGATGCAAAAAATATTGTTGATAATTTTGATTTAGTTATTTATAGTGCAGCAGTAACAGATGAAAATCCAGAGTTGATTGAAGCAAGATTAAAACAGATTAGAACACTTTCAAGAAAAGAGGCTCTGCCAATTATTTTAGGGGATAAAAAGAACTACTGTGTTGCTGGTGCCCATGGTAAATCAACTACCACAGCGATTTTAGCTTCAATACTTCAAAGTTCAGCTTTAATTGGTGCAATCTCTAAGGATTTTGGCTCAAACTTTAGATATGTAAATAATCTTGTGACTTTTGAAGCAGATGAATCAGATGCTTCATTTTTACTATCAAATCCATACTGTTCTATTGTGACAAATGCAGAACCAGAACATATGGAGTATTACCATTATGATTATGATAAATTTTTTGATTCATATAAAAAATTTATTGAGTTAGCAAAAAAAAGAGTTTTAAATGGTGAAGATAAATATATACAAAAACTAGATATAAAAGATGCTCTTTATTTGTACCCAAGCAAAGATATAAAAAATATTTCATATCTTTTAAGAGAAGGGGAACCTTGCACAAGATTTGAGTTAAAAAACTATGGTTCTTTTGAAGTTTGGGGATTTGGTTATCATATAGCTATTGATGCTTCATTGGCAATTTTAGCTGCATTAAATGAACTAGATATTGAAACAATAAGAGAAAATATTAAAAACTATAAGGGGATAAAAAAGAGATTTGATTTAATTCAAAAAAATGATAAATTTGCTTTAGTTGATGATTATGCTCACCACCCAACAGAGATTGAAGCAACAATGAAATCTGTTGAACTTTATGACAATCTAACAAATATAAATAAAAGAGTTGTTATTTGGCAACCACATAAATATTCAAGAACAAATGATAACCTTGAAGGTTTCAAAAAATGTTTTAGAAGATGTGACGAGCTTGTAATACTTCCTTTATGGACAATACCTGGTGAACAAGTAATTGAAATCGATTTTGAAAAAGAGTTTTCTTCTTATAATCCAATCTTTGCAGATAGATTAAAAGCTAGTGAAGGAAAAATTGAACTTATCAAAGATGATAAAATTATTAAAACATATGATGAAGGAATACTCTTAGGAGTAGGTGCTGGAGATATCACTTACCAACTAAGAGGTTACTAA